TTCGCGCTCGTACGACCCGTTGTAACCCGGCACTTGATCGAGCGGTCCACTGTCGCACAACACAGCGACTGCTTCGTCAATGGGCAGCGAGAGGGTTTCGTCGATGATGCCTGGGTTGAATGTGACGAGGGGCGCGTCGTGACGGGCTAATCTCTGATCCGTAGGATTTGGACTCATGGTCTCCACTTCCCGGCAGGTTTCGGAGGCAATTAACGCACGCCACGGTTGGTACTGGCCGGAGTGATGATACGTGTCTGTATCCTGTTTCACCATCGTGAGATGAGCATTTAGATATGCAAAATATGGGAATGTACAGCGCATCAACCAGATCCACTCTTCCCAATTGTACGTAGCATCGGAAACATCCGTGCCACATGGTGTCCATAGAATCTCGGGCTTGTGCTGCGAGGCACCTCCCTTTCTATGCGCAATCGCCGCTATCGCCGCCGCCTTCTCCGCTGCGGCGAGGCCGAACCGGACAACCGATGCCAGACGCCAGCATGCAGACCGACCATCCCGAAGCCGAGCCGTCCGATGCCTGGTCTCCCCTGATCAACGTGCGTGACACAGGCCGCTTTCTGCAGGTTCTGGAAGCGCTGGGCTGCACGTTGGCGATCAGCCGACGGCCGTCAGGGGTCGCCCTCGTCGGCGTAGAGAACGGCGTGCCTACACTCTCGGCTTGCCTGCTGCCGCGTTCGATGGGTCTGGCTGTCACCCATGATCGCATCGCCATCGCCACGGCGCGTGAATTGATGATTTTCGCCAACGTCCGCTCGATCGCCGCGCTGTATCCGGAACGGCCCGATTACTACGATGCGGTCTACGTGCCGCGTCATGCCTTTTACACCGGCGATTGCGACCTGCACGACATGGCCTTCGACGGCCAGCTCGTGTTGGCGGTCAATACCCGTTACTCGTGTATCTGCGTGATCGACGGCTATTTCAACTTCACGCCGATATGGCGCCCGCCGTTCCTCAAGGAACTGACCGCGGACGACCGCTGCCATCTGAACGGCATGGCGATGCACGACCGCAAGGTCAAGTTCGTGACGGCGCTTGGCACTACCGACACGCCCTATGGCTGGCGCGAGGGCATGGCCGGCGCGGGCGTGGTGATGGAAGTGCCGTCCGGGCGTATCGTCGCTTCGGGCCTTTCTATGCCGCACTCGCCGCGTGTCATCGACGGCCAGCTTTATGTTCTCGAAGGCGGCCGTGGCCAGGTGTTACGGCTCGATCCGGTCAGCGGAGCCAGCACGGTGATCGCGACACTCCCCGGCTTTACGCACGGGCTGGCGGCGTATCGCGGCGTGCTGTTTGTCGGGCTGTCGAAACTGCGCCAGAAACGCGGTCCGCAGGGCCTGCCGATTGAGGCTGAAGGCGAACTGATGGCCGGCGTGGCCGCGCTCGATCAGGCCACCGGTGAGGTGCTCGGCATCCTGCACTTCTTCAACGGCGTCGAAGAGGTGTTCGACGTTCAGGTCATTCCGGACATCAAGCGCGCCGAGATCCTCGCGCCGGAACAGTGGTACCGGACCTCGTCGGTGGTGACCATGGAAGGCGGCATGTGGGAGCGGCAACCCCAGGAGCCGGTGGAAGAAGCCAATGGCTGAGGACGATGCCGGCATGCTATCCGCGAGGGCAAGCGCAAGCGCCGTCGAGCACAGCAGTGCTGTCTTCTGGCTGACGGGACTGTCCGGAGCGGGCAAGTCGACGCTCGCCTTCGGGGCCGAGAAGACACTTAAGGCGCTGGGCTACCGCGTGTGCGTGCTGGACGGCGACCGTTTGCGCACCGGCCTTAACCGCGACCTGGGATTCAGCGAGGCGGACCGGATGGAGAATATGCGCCGCGTCGCCGAAGTCGCTACGCTCTTCGCCGACGTAGGCGTGGTAGTGATCGTCGCGCTGATCTCGCCGCTGGCGGAGGGCCGCGAGCTCGCAAGGCGCGTGACAGGACGCCGTTTTCACGAGATCTACCTCGCCGCCGATCTGGGTACGTGCGAAGCCCGCGATCCCAAAGGCCTGTACCGGAGGGCGCGCGCCGGTGAAATCGCCGGGTTCACCGGCATCGGTTCGGCCTACGACATCCCCCTTAGCCCGGACGCCGTCATCGATACTTGCAGCAAGCACGCGGCATCGTCCGTGGCGGATCTCGTCACGTATATCCGCTCGCGAATCGAACTTCGCTAAGTGCGTTTCGCCCGTGAAGCAACGGCCGCGCACGGTGATTGCACACGGCGCGAGGTGCGTAACATCGGACATCGATTCGCCACGGCCGGCCGCTAGTATCGATTCGTTTCGTGCCCCGTGCTGGCTTGCGAGGGGCGCTCCTCACGCTTTGCCGGACAACGCTAACAGCGCGATGCACGCGCCGGGCGGCGGGTTCTGCGCGGCAACGATCGACGCATCGCGGACGAGGCACCATGCGGAACATGTGGCAGCGAGGCGAGCGCGCTGGCGCACGCGGTTTTACCCTGATCGAAGTACTCATTGCGCTCGCGATCGTCGCGATTGCCCTGGGCGCGGTGCTGAGAGCGATCGGCGCGTTGAGTACGAACGTGGAGATGGCGCGTTCGCGTCTGCTGGCAATCTGGAGTGCCGACAACGTGCTCAGCGAGATCTCGATTGGACAGCAATGGCCGGACCCTGGTCAAAGCACGTTCTCCTGTCCGCAAGGGCGTTACCGGTTTGTCTGCCGGCAAACGGTGACCCAGTTGAGCAGCCCATTGATCCGGCAGGTCGAGGTGCGTGTCTACGGCTATGCCGCGAGCGCCGACGTATTGGCCGACGCGGCAACGGTGATCCAGAATGAAATCCGTCGCTAGAGGTATCCGTGTCCGTCCGCGTGCAGCGTTCGGCTTCACGCTGATCGAAATGCTGGTTGCCATTGCGCTGCTGGCTGTGGTGGCGATGCTGTCGTGGCGCGGTCTCGATGCAACCATCCGCAGCCGCAACGACATCGTGGAGAACCTCAGTCAGACACGCGAACTGGGCAAATACTTCGCGCAGTTGCAATACGACGCGCTGAACGTCGTCGCACCGGAAGAAGTGTTCGGGGCGCCGTTGCGGATGCGGCCTAACGAGCTCGTGCTGGTCAGACACCTCGGCACCGGATCTGGCGGATTGACGCAATTACAGGTGGTCCGTTATCAGCTCAAAGGTCACGAGTTATTGCGCAGCGCTTCGCCGCCGCTCTCGTCCCTGTCCCAGTTGAACGACGCCTTGCAGAACATGGACACATTCGCCGGCGTGGTCGTGAGCGACCAGGCGCGCGCTATGGGCATCTCGGTATGGCTGGCGCCGGGCGGCTGGACGGACCGGCAGGCAATCATCTCCGACGAGTACGCGCGCTTTCTCTCTACCCATGGCGTCTCGACGGTCGCGACCCGCGCCATGCCATTGCCCCGCGGAATTCGCCTCACGGTGACAACGGTTGCGCCGGTCGCGGAATACGTTAGAACGGTTCCACTGGGCAGATAGCGCATCGCAGGCGAGTCCCCGAATAATAGTACGTACAACTGGTCATACAGTTGTTGGGATGCAGCCGTTAATCTGCAGAAAGCTGTAGCGAGCAGCCGCAAGACTTAACGACTGCGTGCCGGGCGGCGGTGCCGTGACGAGGCGCGCGACGACATCGAGGACATTGGGAAAATGAATCCGGAACCCTCATTGAACGACCGGGCCAGCGGGTCCGCGTCGGCAGGTGCTGCAAGCAGGCTGCCGCGCGGCGACATGTCGCTTGCCAGAGACCTGCATGGCAAGGGGCAATTCGATGCGGCCGCCCAGCAATACGAAACGGTGCTGGCCGGCCAGCCCGATCACGCCGAAGCGCTGCATCTGTACGGCGTGGTGCAGTATCAGCGAGGGCGGGCGGCGGAAGCAGAAGCGCTGCTGCGCCGTTCGGTGACGCTTACCGCCGAGCCGATGGCGCTCACCGATCTGGGCGCCGTGCTGGCCGCCTCAGGCCGCGTCGACGAAGCCCTCAAGCGCTTCGAGCAGGCGCTGGAGATCGAACCGCGTCACGTTCATGCGCTGGTTCGCCTAGGCAACACGCTCGTCGGCATGCAGCGCTACGAGCCGGCCCTTGCCGCTTATGACCGGGCGCTCGCGGTGTCGCCGCTGGTGCTCGATGCGCTATGCAATCGCGGCAGCGCGCTGCGCGCGCTAGGCCGTTATCTGGAAGCGATTGAAACCTACGATCGCGCCTTGACGGTCGACCCGCGCTCGTATGAATCGCTCTACAACCGCGGTCACGTTCTGCGCGATCTGCGCCGCTACGCCGAGGCACTGCAGAGCTACGACCGTGCCATTGCGATCCGGCCGGGTAACGTCGCGATGCTGTCGATCCGCGGCCGAACCCTGGTGGATCTCGGCCGTCCCGCCGAGGCGCTTGCCAGCTTCAACGAAGCAATCGCGATTCAGCCGGACTTTGTCGAAGCGCTCTACAACAGCGCCGTCGCGCTCGAGCGCCTGGGGCGCGCGGCCGAAGCCGTGCAACGCTGCGAGCGCGTGCTGCTGCTGGAGCCGCAGCATAGCCGTGCGTTCGCCTGCCGCGGCAATGCATGGCTGCAGACGGAGCAGTACGCCGCCGCCTTGCGCAGCTACGATCAGGCGCTCGAAATCGATCCGCGCTCGGTGGAAGCACTCTGTAACCGGGGCACGGCGCTGCGCTTTCTCGAACGCTACGAGGACGCGCTGCAGAGCTACGATGCCGCGCTCGCCGTCGACAAGGGCTTTGCCGAGGCATGGGGCAACCGCAGCAATGTGCTGCAGGATCAGCATCGTTACGAGGATGCGATGGCTTCGCTCGATCGCGCGCTCGCGCTGCGCGCCGATCATCCGACGAGCTGGTTCAACCGCGGCAACGTGCTGTACGAGATGGGCCGCCAGGACGCGGCGGTGCAGGCCTACGACAAGGCGATTGCTCTGGACCCCGGCTATCGCGATGCGCATTTTGCGCGCGGCTCGTTGTACCTGGCACAGGGCGACTTCGCACGCGGCTGGCCCGAATACGAGTGGCGCGTGCGCGACCCGAACGGCGAGCACAGCAGACGGGTTTTCACACAACCGCTGTGGCTCGGCGAGGAGCCGCTGGACAACAAGACCATTCTGATTCATGCGGAACAGGGCTTCGGCGACACGTTGCAGTTCTGCCGCTACGCGGCGCTGCTTCACGAGCGCGGCGCCCGTGTTGTGCTGGAGGTGCAGCCGGCGTTGAAGACGCTGATCGACAGCTTGCGCACGCCTGTGCAAGTGGTGGCGGCAGGTGAGTTGCTGCCGCCCGTCGATTACCACTGCCCGCTGCTGAGTCTGCCGTTTGCGTTCAAGACGGAGTTGCAGAGTATTCCTGGCAAGGTGCCCTATCTTTATGCCGATGCAGAACGGATGAGCAACTGGGACAACCTGCTCGGTCCGAAGCGCGGCTTGCGCATCGGCGTCGCGTGGTCGGGCAACCCCTCGCATCGCAACGACCGTAACCGCTCGATCGCACTCGTGGCGCTTCTGCCGCTGCTGCGGGAGCCGAATGTCGAATGGATCAACCTGCAAAAGGTGGTCCGCGAGCGCGACCGCAGCGTGTTTGAGCAGGCGCCGCTGCGCAGCTTCGATGACGACATCGTCGACTTCGCGGATACCGCCGCGCTGGTGCAATCGGTGGACCTGGTCATCGCCGTGGATACCGCCGTCGCTCACCTTGCCGGCGCACTGGGCCGGCCCGTGTGGGTGCTGCTGGCCGAACCGCCCGAATGGCGCTGGATGCGTGCGCGCAGTGATAGTCCGTGGTATCCCGAGGTCAGGCTTTTCCGCCAGACGGTGGCGGGGCATTGGGGCGACGTCATCGACGCCGTCCGCAGCGAACTCAGGACGCTGTCGTAGCCAAGGAAGTGCAGCAAACGGATCGCCGCGCGACAGCGGTGACAGGTGTGGCTTATCGAGGGATGAAGGATGCGATCAGAGGCGGAAAAAGAGCAGCCGGCTGCACCGCATGCCCAGTTGCAGCCTGGCGCCGCAGGCACGTTGTCGAGAGATGCCGCCTGGGAGGACAGTGTGCTGCGGCATGCACGGGCAGCGCACGAACGAGGGGCGCTCGCCGACGCGGAAGGGGGCTACCTCGAACTGCTTGGGGCTAACCCCCGGCACGCCGAGGCATTACACATGCTCGGCGTTCTGCGGTTTCAGGACGGCAATCTGAAGGATGCCGAAACGTTGATACGGCAATCCATTGAATGGAAACCCGCACCGCTCTCGCTGGCGAATTATGCCGCCGTGGTGGCCGGGCTTGGACGCCGCGAGGAGGCGCTAGGAAGACTCGAAGAGGCGCTTGCGCTCAACCCGGTGCATCCTCGCGCGTTGTTGCAGCGCGCGGGGATTCTCGCGGAGTTGCAGCGCCACGAGGAGGCGGTGGCGGCCTATGATCGCCTGCTGGCGGTGGCACCTGCTTTCGTGGACGGACTGTGCCGGCGCAGCGCTTCGCTGCGTGCCATGGGGCGCCTGGAAGAGGCCCACGCCTCATGCGATCGCGCCTTGACGATAGACGGCCGGTCGTTCGGTGCGCTGGCGGAGCATGGACATGTACTGCGCGCGCTGGGCCGCCACGAGGATGCCGTCACGAGCTTCGGCCGTGCGTTGGCGGTGGCGCCGGGTAACGCCGCCGTGCTGTTCGTACGCGGCATGAGCTTTCTCGAACTGGAGCGGCCCGAACTGGCGCTGTCGAATTTCAACGAGGCCCTCGCGAGCGCGCCTGATTTCACGGACGCGCTCTACAACAGCGCCGTGGTGCTGGAGCGGCTGGGCCGCAACGAAGACGCGCTGGCGCGTTGCAACCGGGTGATTGCCCTCGATCCGCAGCACGCCAGGGCACACGCCAATCGCGGCAACGTGCTGCACAACCTGGGCCGGATTGCCGAGGCCGCCGCCAGCTACGAGAAGGCGCTGGAACTGGAACCCGATTCGATCGAAGTGCTGTGCAACCAGACCAATACCTTGCGGCGTCTGGATCGCCGCGAGGCCGCGCTGCAATCTGCGGAACGCGCGCTCGCGATCGACCCGGGCTTTCTCGCCGCATGGTTTGCCCGCGGCCGGGTGCTGCAAGGGCTGCACCGCTACGAAGACGCGCTTGCCAGCTTCGATAAGGTGCTGGCGACAACGCCGGAAAACCCGTTCGCACAGTTTCATCGCGGCAACATGCTGATGACGCTGCGCCGCCATGACGAAGCGGCCGCGGCCTTCGGGCGAGCCATCGAGATCGATCCGGACTATGTGAATGCCCACTGCAACCTCGCGTTTCTCTGTTTGTCCATCGGGGACTTCGGCCCGGGATGGAAAGAGTACGAGTGGCGCTGGAAAGACCCGCAGATGTTCGGCGATCTCCCCAAATTCGCGCAACCGCGCTGGACTGGCGAAGAGTCGCTGGATGGCAAGGTGATTCTGCTGGGCGCCGAACAGGGTCTCGGCGATACGCTGCAGTTTTGCCGCTACATACCGCTAGTGAAGGCACTCGGTGCGAGGGTCGTACTTGAGGCTCAACCGGAGTTGCGCGGCGTGCTGGCGACGCTGGACGGGGTGGATGAATTCGTCGACCGCAAACGCGGCGCGGTGCTGCCGCCGTTCGATGTGCATTGCACGCTGCTCAGCCTGCCGCTTGCGCTGGGGACGGAGCTTGCGACGATTCCCTGCGACGTGCCATATCTGCACGCCGAGCCGGAGCGCGTGGCGCGCTGGCGAGACAAATTGGGCACACCGACCCGTCCGCGGATCGGCCTCGTGTGGTCGGGCAATCCGCGGCATCTGAACGACCGCAATCGCTCGATTTCCCTCGCCAGCTTGTTGCCGCTGATGAGCGACGCGTTTGAATGGATCAGCTTGCAGAAGGTGGTGCGTGAGGAGGACGAACCGATTCTGGCCTCGTCGGCGCTCAGGCATTTCGGCGACGAACTCGGCGATTTCGCGGACACGGCGGCGCTGCTTGAGACCGTGGATTGCGTATTGAGCGTGGATACCTCCGTCGCCCACCTGGCCGGGGCGCTGGGCCGGCCGCTGTGGGTGATGCTGCCGCATACGCCGGATTTTCGCTGGCTGCTCGATCGCGAGGACAACCCCTGGTATCCCCAGGCTCGGCTGTTCCGCCAGTCCAAACCGGGCGACTGGACGGATGTGTTCGAGCGTGTCGGTCACGCGTTGACGTCGGTGCGGGCGGCAACCGGTGTCGCCACATTTGCATGAAGGCGGCCAACGGTCTGCGGGGGCAACTACTGGGAGAGCAGTGATGAGCGCTGAGCACAAGGGCCTGCAGGGACCCGCGATGTTGGCAGGCACGAGTGCCGTGCGCGCAGCGGTCGGGGATACGTTGCTGCGCGCGCGAGCGCTGCTTCAGCGCCGCGAGACTGCCGCTGCGCAACGGCTCTATCAAGGGGTGTTGCTGATCGATCCGGATAACGTGGAAGCGTTGCATCTGCTGGGCGTTGCCTGCCTGCAGGCGGGTGATGCGAAGCAGGCTGAGCCGCTGATTGTGCGTTCGCTAAAGCTTGGGCTTGGGCGGGCATGGAATATCGCCAACCATGGTGCCGTGCTGGTTGCCCTG
Above is a genomic segment from Paraburkholderia phenazinium containing:
- a CDS encoding TIGR03032 family protein → MPDASMQTDHPEAEPSDAWSPLINVRDTGRFLQVLEALGCTLAISRRPSGVALVGVENGVPTLSACLLPRSMGLAVTHDRIAIATARELMIFANVRSIAALYPERPDYYDAVYVPRHAFYTGDCDLHDMAFDGQLVLAVNTRYSCICVIDGYFNFTPIWRPPFLKELTADDRCHLNGMAMHDRKVKFVTALGTTDTPYGWREGMAGAGVVMEVPSGRIVASGLSMPHSPRVIDGQLYVLEGGRGQVLRLDPVSGASTVIATLPGFTHGLAAYRGVLFVGLSKLRQKRGPQGLPIEAEGELMAGVAALDQATGEVLGILHFFNGVEEVFDVQVIPDIKRAEILAPEQWYRTSSVVTMEGGMWERQPQEPVEEANG
- the cysC gene encoding adenylyl-sulfate kinase translates to MAEDDAGMLSARASASAVEHSSAVFWLTGLSGAGKSTLAFGAEKTLKALGYRVCVLDGDRLRTGLNRDLGFSEADRMENMRRVAEVATLFADVGVVVIVALISPLAEGRELARRVTGRRFHEIYLAADLGTCEARDPKGLYRRARAGEIAGFTGIGSAYDIPLSPDAVIDTCSKHAASSVADLVTYIRSRIELR
- the gspI gene encoding type II secretion system minor pseudopilin GspI, whose product is MRNMWQRGERAGARGFTLIEVLIALAIVAIALGAVLRAIGALSTNVEMARSRLLAIWSADNVLSEISIGQQWPDPGQSTFSCPQGRYRFVCRQTVTQLSSPLIRQVEVRVYGYAASADVLADAATVIQNEIRR
- a CDS encoding PulJ/GspJ family protein; its protein translation is MKSVARGIRVRPRAAFGFTLIEMLVAIALLAVVAMLSWRGLDATIRSRNDIVENLSQTRELGKYFAQLQYDALNVVAPEEVFGAPLRMRPNELVLVRHLGTGSGGLTQLQVVRYQLKGHELLRSASPPLSSLSQLNDALQNMDTFAGVVVSDQARAMGISVWLAPGGWTDRQAIISDEYARFLSTHGVSTVATRAMPLPRGIRLTVTTVAPVAEYVRTVPLGR
- a CDS encoding tetratricopeptide repeat protein, which encodes MNPEPSLNDRASGSASAGAASRLPRGDMSLARDLHGKGQFDAAAQQYETVLAGQPDHAEALHLYGVVQYQRGRAAEAEALLRRSVTLTAEPMALTDLGAVLAASGRVDEALKRFEQALEIEPRHVHALVRLGNTLVGMQRYEPALAAYDRALAVSPLVLDALCNRGSALRALGRYLEAIETYDRALTVDPRSYESLYNRGHVLRDLRRYAEALQSYDRAIAIRPGNVAMLSIRGRTLVDLGRPAEALASFNEAIAIQPDFVEALYNSAVALERLGRAAEAVQRCERVLLLEPQHSRAFACRGNAWLQTEQYAAALRSYDQALEIDPRSVEALCNRGTALRFLERYEDALQSYDAALAVDKGFAEAWGNRSNVLQDQHRYEDAMASLDRALALRADHPTSWFNRGNVLYEMGRQDAAVQAYDKAIALDPGYRDAHFARGSLYLAQGDFARGWPEYEWRVRDPNGEHSRRVFTQPLWLGEEPLDNKTILIHAEQGFGDTLQFCRYAALLHERGARVVLEVQPALKTLIDSLRTPVQVVAAGELLPPVDYHCPLLSLPFAFKTELQSIPGKVPYLYADAERMSNWDNLLGPKRGLRIGVAWSGNPSHRNDRNRSIALVALLPLLREPNVEWINLQKVVRERDRSVFEQAPLRSFDDDIVDFADTAALVQSVDLVIAVDTAVAHLAGALGRPVWVLLAEPPEWRWMRARSDSPWYPEVRLFRQTVAGHWGDVIDAVRSELRTLS
- a CDS encoding tetratricopeptide repeat protein, whose protein sequence is MRSEAEKEQPAAPHAQLQPGAAGTLSRDAAWEDSVLRHARAAHERGALADAEGGYLELLGANPRHAEALHMLGVLRFQDGNLKDAETLIRQSIEWKPAPLSLANYAAVVAGLGRREEALGRLEEALALNPVHPRALLQRAGILAELQRHEEAVAAYDRLLAVAPAFVDGLCRRSASLRAMGRLEEAHASCDRALTIDGRSFGALAEHGHVLRALGRHEDAVTSFGRALAVAPGNAAVLFVRGMSFLELERPELALSNFNEALASAPDFTDALYNSAVVLERLGRNEDALARCNRVIALDPQHARAHANRGNVLHNLGRIAEAAASYEKALELEPDSIEVLCNQTNTLRRLDRREAALQSAERALAIDPGFLAAWFARGRVLQGLHRYEDALASFDKVLATTPENPFAQFHRGNMLMTLRRHDEAAAAFGRAIEIDPDYVNAHCNLAFLCLSIGDFGPGWKEYEWRWKDPQMFGDLPKFAQPRWTGEESLDGKVILLGAEQGLGDTLQFCRYIPLVKALGARVVLEAQPELRGVLATLDGVDEFVDRKRGAVLPPFDVHCTLLSLPLALGTELATIPCDVPYLHAEPERVARWRDKLGTPTRPRIGLVWSGNPRHLNDRNRSISLASLLPLMSDAFEWISLQKVVREEDEPILASSALRHFGDELGDFADTAALLETVDCVLSVDTSVAHLAGALGRPLWVMLPHTPDFRWLLDREDNPWYPQARLFRQSKPGDWTDVFERVGHALTSVRAATGVATFA